In a genomic window of Clavelina lepadiformis chromosome 7, kaClaLepa1.1, whole genome shotgun sequence:
- the LOC143465326 gene encoding uncharacterized protein LOC143465326, translating into MAASKRKRSTSRNYYRAPTDGYIGSYRHRTMLCQVLKAGSSTWNDVFWNLRAPGEAARKQFWEKAIHGNVNAFEELEAAKKLEIWKDQDSAIMVNVRHPFARMISGWRDKCQQVYYYNTWFKQYPELKKYTNMYGRWNNENTKTENRPPN; encoded by the exons ATGGCAGCaagtaaaagaaaaaggtCAACATCCAGAAATTACTACA GAGCGCCCACTGACGGATATATCGGCAGTTACCGACATCGCACGATGCTTTGTCAAGTGTTGAAAGCCGGGAGTTCAACATGGAATGACGTTTTCTGGAACTTGCGCGCTCCAGGCGAGGCAGCGAGGAAACAATTTTGGGAAAAAGCCATCCACGGCAACGTGAACGCTTTCGAAGAATTAGAAGCAGCAAAAAAGTTGGAAATCTGGAAA GACCAAGACTCAGCTATCATGGTCAATGTTCGCCATCCCTTTGCTAGGATGATATCAGGTTGGAGAGACAAATGTCAGCAGGTTTATTACTATAATACTTGGTTCAAGCAATATCCTGAACTGAAGAAATACACCAATATGTATGGGAGGTG GAACAATGAAAATACCAAAACGGAAAATAGGCCACCAAACTGA